The segment CTAGATGATAATGTATGTCATGTTACATTGAATCACAAGTATTTCCAACTGCAATACTAAATGAAGGAGACTAAATATTAAAAATGTGTCTGAAACTTAGTAGATGAAATAAATCCAAGCTTCAAATGACCATAATGATTTTCCTCATAGTTTTTCACATTAAGTACATGCCTAAGATTGTACATTACTATTTTTTGTTATAATATAGTGTGCTTTGATagccatgataaaatatttaactttagTTACACAATAGACCAATCAAGAGACTTAATTTAGTAAAAGCCTAATGTTACCCCCAAAATTGCACAATCATGAATCCCCTCTTGTGATATATGATCTTGAAAGATTATGCTTAGTGCAATTATAGGTGCAATTTGAAAGAATAGGAAATTAGACTTGATCTTAGCACATGCAAATGTAAAATTTGGATACAAAATTAAAGTAGAAATTTTAGGCAAAATGAGACCAATCTAATCAAACCACTAAGTACAAAAAAATTACACAATTTTAGAAAAGTCACTCCAAAAAATGTTTCAATGGGAGGAAGAATAGATccctaaaaaatatcaaaatgaaaACTGTTCAGAAACATCTATCAGAAACTATAATTTATAAAAATCAAGTACCAAAAAATTTAATTAAACCATCATTAAGAGCATAGACTTTTGATCCAAATGAAAGAAATTTCTTTCAAAAAGGAAGTTGGATGATTGAGTTATAAACCTTCAAATTCTAATTGCCAAAACAAAAACTACATTGGAGAATCGACTTGTTGATGTCACACTAACATTAGCATAGTAAGTTGATGAAATATTCTTTTTTTTCTTGGAATATTCTATTGAAATAATTTGTTTGAAATATTTcatcattaaaatttattttatggtAGAATCAATGAATATTCACATGGTATATTCCTTCTAATATTTGAATCTTTGCTAAATTTTATGGTGATCTTCTTATTGATATATactataaaattaataaaatattattttcataattttatgCATCAACCACCATTAGTGGGGCACACACCAATTGGAAAGAGGGGTGGGGCCAGTGCTAGTAAAATAGGTCATGTGGCACAATGAGGTTTGTTTACAACTAGTTTACAAACTCTACCAAAAGCATAGGGTACTAATACTACCCTatcacaattttaatttttttttgtaaactagaaaaattaaataaaaaaattgttataaaataatacatgtactactttggatTATCTATGCACTACTTATGCTAGTGATCATATGGTCATATGTACAATTGAAAGGCATTAATAGTGGGAGGCCAAAAAAATTCCGAGGGTTTGAGGCAAAGTTCTCCAACTTCATTGATTTAACTATCACTTGTAGAGTTATTTAAGCTTTTAGATGAGATGGAAGGGTGTATTTTGACCTGGAGTATTCTATATTACAACTATATTTTGATTTTGGAAACTATCTCCCAATTTCAAACCCTTGTAGATATGATTTCATATGTGTAAAGtgaatgaaacaaaaagaaaaaccaaCTATCTTGGACACTTTAAACTTAATGGTGAGCTCAGATTTGCaccaacaactttcaaaatgaatgcaCAATATGAAGCCACAAAGAGTAAACCCCTATGAATATGATATTTCTATCAAGTGTTTTTTATTCTCTAGATCATCAGTTAATGCAAAAGAAGAGCATACTCAACTTTTGAGAGATCCACCAAAATTTTCTACTTAGATATCTTGATTAAGACTAATAAGAAGAAATGCCACAAGCTCTAATGCCATGTGTGAGCTAGTATAGAATGTTTTACATCATGCAGGATTTGGTTGATGATTGTAGCCACCCAAGAACTAGAAACTTTTATGAAAGCACAAGAGAATATAGTTATGAAAAAATAATACTATTTTATCAAATAATGCTAATAGTAGATTATTTACAATGAATTGATTGATTGAGATTACAATGGTAACCTTTTAGTTATATAGACAAAGGCGAGACATAAGATTGCATAAGATAATGACATgtatcttaatcttatgacttAAGACATAAAGAAATAAATATCTTATATGTACCTAAAATAAATTGAAGTAGCTAATGTAAATTAAGTAAACGAACTAAATAAAAAATCCTTTTACACTAACACTCCTCCCCTCTTTAAATATAATATCTATTTAAATGCAGCTCTTTTTACTCAATTCTTTTAATTTTTATCATACTTTGGTCACTATAAAAGAAAGCATTGATTAGAGTTGGTAAAGGTGATGTAAGAAACACTCAGTAGTAGGGGCTCGATATTTGTATAGTCCTGTTTTCTATCCCATAATGAAAATGGGAGACCCCTTCCCTATATCCAATGCATTAAAAAACACTGATAATGCTGATTTTAATATTTAAACATCCTTACATTATGGATAACAAAGATTTATTAGGGTTACATACCCAGAAATTATCATCACACTACAAAGGATTACGGTGGGCGGACATAATAATTTTTATAGTCACAATGTAAtggagagagaaaagagagaaggtTTTAGAGAGACAGGTTAACAGGTTGGGGAACATTGCAGTTGCTGTTCCTCTTCGCCAGAATTCTCATCGACTAACTTATTGGAACGATTGCATTATGGGAAGCTTCATCAACGTTCCCTTGGTTTGCAATATCAACGTCCCCTTCTATTGCATCATGGGAAGCGTCATCAAGTTTACGGATAATGCTGAGAATCCCGCAATGTTCTGCTTTCTCCCATAAAGCTTCAACAATATCATCAAGTCCGGGAGGTACACCGCACAAGCGATGGAATCTAGCTCGCCCCACTGCAAACATTGCCGATTGATGGATAAATGCTACAGTGCCGCAGAGAGTAATTAATAGAAGATTTCCCAAAATCACCCAAGCCAGAATCGTTTCTCTACGTGCCAATGTCGTGTACACTGTAGCCATAAAACCACAAGAGTTGAATCCAAAGCTGAGACAGGTCACGATCAGAAATAAGtagagaattaaatattttaatatttaattaatttttgttttcatataaatgtaataaccttttaATACTGGATTGTCTTTTGATTTTCGATGTAGACATAAATGTGGTGGCTGTTCAGCTTCTTTAAAAGCTTATAAATAAGTCCAATTCGAATCCAATTGAAACGAGTTGGAGAGTTATGGAGTTACAAAGTTATAGgcatacgctccttcacaagattgcctaaattgtacaggctcaggcaaacaactctcttttacagagtttggccaaatgggataaattcaaggacacacaactctctttcacagagtttgtcaaaaattgtatggttcttacaaaTTTTCAATAAAATGATATTTTATATGATTTGCTATGTATTTACAATACCAAAAATTCTACTTTGAgtattgtcctctgaattgacaaaataattgaGATCAGGTCAATAGACTGCTGATGGTCATGAACAACATCTTGTCCTCTGTGGTAAATTCTGAAGTCATCTGCCACATTATACAAACGAAGAGACATAGAAAGAAAGCTATGCAGTCGAAAATAATAAAGAGCTTAAACATAGCGAATTTTATGAGAACAGGGCTCCCTAGAAACTTCCCATCATCAACATCGTCGTGGAAACCACCTGGAACCGTGAACACGTAAAACTCATGGTGGCCAACAATGCCGCCACCACAAGTTCTGAATTGCGTCTTTCATCGAAGGACTTGTTAACCATTTCCCTGGCTCTCTTGTGCTTTTCTTCGCTCACCTCTGGCGCACGGTACATGAATGGCTTGGGATTGGTTTTATAATCTGTGAGCTTTTTTATAATCCTGAAAGATTCGTGGTAATCTGTGACTTCTCTTGCTACATCCATTGGTGTTTTGCCCTCACTATTGAGGGCATGCTTGTTCACTCCAGGCACCTTCAGTAGCATATCCACAATCTTCGCCCagcaacaatcaaagcaaaaaggAAAATTTAGGATAAAAACCACacctaaattaattttttaattataattaaaaagtGTAATTGGGTCAGTTGTTATCTACATGTCATGTATAACTTGAAAGCTTGTCCTTCTCGGAACTGAATAAAGGAAATACCAGCACTGACTCACTCTCGATCTACTTTACAAAGAAACTTATTGCCCATCTACTCATTAAAATTTAATCAGTTATTTTTACCTACGTTTTTCAATATTAAATATTCTATTATGAAATCGCCTGGTTTAATATTAAGGGAAGAGCACCGGTAGCATTCATAGCTAACTTGATTCTAAACGGTTATTGGTACAAAACAAAATTATTAATGATGTTTACACTATAACGACTATTGAAAGGTCACTATGACAATAAGATGGTGGTTATTAGAACTATGACGGCTATTGATACTCTTCCCCTAGCTTGTACCAAAACAAAATTATTAATGATGTTTACACTATAACGACTATTGAAAGGTCACTATGACAATAAGATGGTGGTTATTAGAACTATGACGGCTATTGATACTCTTCCCCTAGCTTTCTAATTTAAAACGCAAAACAAAGAACTTACGGGTTCATTTTTGTTCCTTGCTGCAATGTGTAAAGGCGTGTCTCCTTGAACAATCGGCTGGATGTTAGGCTGGTCCTTGGGCTCCGACAACTCTACCCTTTTAAAAAAGAAATAAACAGCAACTTTCATGTTTGTATCAGGATTACCTTCATTAGTAGGTCGCTTTGTCCAAGGGACATCAGCACATTGGTTGATAAGCTCTTTGAGAATTCCACTGTTTGAGATAACTGCACTTTTTTAACTAAAAATTCAACAATTTTGACTCGATTCAGCTTGACAGCACGATGCAGAACTTTTTTATCTATGGATACCTTTTTCACGGCCAACGGGTCATGATCTATTAAATTCTTTAAAACATCCAGGAATCCAAACTTCACTGCTACACATAGCGGAGTTTCTCCCTTATTATTTGCCAAGCTTAAGTCAGCCTTACCGTCTAACAACAGTGTCACTAGATCCACGCGATATTTCCAGACAGCTAATTGCAAAGCCGTGTCGCCTTGATTGTCCTTTTCGTTGATAAATTCTGGCTTTTCAAATGTTTTTACCAACTCTAAATTCATGAATCAAATAGTTTAGAGTGGAAAACAACTAACGAATAGATTTATTCAAAAATAAAAGTGTGAAAAGAGAATAACCTCGGTCAGCTAATTTTTTCGGATCGAAAACTCTGAGTTTCAGCAGCATTTTGGCATGGGTTATATCGCCACTTTCACAAGCTTCAAAGTAGGCCATTTCAATAGATGCATTCTCCATAT is part of the Cryptomeria japonica chromosome 10, Sugi_1.0, whole genome shotgun sequence genome and harbors:
- the LOC131027031 gene encoding uncharacterized protein LOC131027031, coding for MENASIEMAYFEACESGDITHAKMLLKLRVFDPKKLADRELVKTFEKPEFINEKDNQGDTALQLAVWKYRVDLVTLLLDGKADLSLANNKGETPLCVAVKFGFLDVLKNLIDHDPLAVKKVSIDKKVLHRAVKLNRVKIVEFLVKKVQLSQTVEFSKSLSTNVLMSLGQSDLLMKIVDMLLKVPGVNKHALNSEGKTPMDVAREVTDYHESFRIIKKLTDYKTNPKPFMYRAPEVSEEKHKRAREMVNKSFDERRNSELVVAALLATMSFTCSRFQVVSTTMLMMGSF